The following coding sequences are from one Candidatus Deferrimicrobium sp. window:
- a CDS encoding PaaI family thioesterase: protein MKPQNPSYRDHTRAIFDKAPFIADLGLVLVDLGPGWCETALAVAPKHLQQDGYVHAGVQATMADHSAGGAAGTLVRGNEMVLTAEFKIHLLRPAVGERLRCRATVLKPGKTLIVAESEVFAIHAGEEKLVAKAMVTLVPVMKGGSPR from the coding sequence ATGAAGCCACAGAACCCGTCGTACCGTGACCATACGCGCGCCATCTTCGACAAGGCGCCTTTCATCGCCGACCTCGGGCTCGTGCTCGTCGACCTTGGACCCGGATGGTGCGAGACGGCCCTTGCCGTTGCCCCGAAGCACCTCCAGCAGGACGGCTACGTTCACGCGGGCGTACAGGCGACGATGGCCGACCATTCGGCGGGCGGTGCCGCCGGCACCCTGGTCCGGGGGAACGAAATGGTTCTGACCGCCGAGTTCAAGATCCATCTCCTGCGGCCCGCCGTCGGCGAACGGCTTCGTTGCCGCGCGACGGTCCTGAAGCCAGGGAAGACGCTGATCGTCGCGGAGTCCGAGGTTTTCGCGATTCACGCCGGAGAGGAAAAGTTGGTGGCCAAGGCGATGGTCACTCTCGTTCCGGTGATGAAAGGGGGATCTCCCCGGTAA
- a CDS encoding DEAD/DEAH box helicase — translation MPFEEFGLRPEILRAVAEKRYTTPTPIQEKAIPIVLEGKDLIGCAQTGTGKTAAFALPILHRLQGTPWRGTGRRPIRVLVLTPTRELASQIAESFGAYGRHTALKHAIVFGGVNQGPQAQALRRGIDILVATPGRLLDLMSQGLVPLRTVE, via the coding sequence ATGCCGTTTGAAGAGTTCGGGCTCCGCCCCGAAATCCTCCGCGCCGTCGCGGAGAAAAGGTACACCACCCCGACCCCCATCCAGGAGAAGGCGATCCCCATCGTGCTCGAGGGGAAGGACCTGATCGGCTGCGCCCAGACGGGCACCGGGAAGACCGCCGCCTTCGCGCTCCCGATCCTGCACCGTCTCCAGGGGACTCCCTGGAGAGGAACCGGCCGGCGGCCGATCCGCGTCCTCGTGCTGACGCCGACGCGGGAGCTGGCCTCCCAGATCGCCGAGAGCTTCGGCGCGTACGGCAGGCACACGGCCCTCAAGCACGCCATCGTCTTCGGCGGCGTCAACCAGGGTCCTCAGGCGCAGGCCCTCCGGCGGGGGATCGACATCCTCGTCGCCACCCCGGGGCGGCTCCTCGACCTGATGTCGCAGGGGCTCGTGCCGCTGCGGACCGTCGAGA